The proteins below are encoded in one region of Cololabis saira isolate AMF1-May2022 chromosome 21, fColSai1.1, whole genome shotgun sequence:
- the grapa gene encoding GRB2 related adaptor protein a isoform X2 — protein MEAVALYTFRATEGDELSFNKGDMLKITNMEDDPNWYTAELHNRKGFVPKNYINLRPHAYGDHVQHFKVLQDRCGQYYVWDEGFSSLNELVEFYHSNSIAKERTVFLRDPEHFARRPHHAHALFDFTPHHPSQLRFLRGDVIELIDCSDSLRWRGRCHGNVGYFSPEYVQPFHHGQ, from the exons ATGGAAGCTGTGGCACTGTATACGTTTCGTGCCACGGAGGGCGATGAACTCAGTTTCAACAAAGGAGACATGCTGAAG ATTACCAACATGGAAGACGATCCTAACTGGTACACCGCTGAACTCCACAACAGGAAAGGTTTCGTACCAAAAAACTACATCAACCTGCGGCCACATGC TTACGGCGACCATGTTCAGCATTTCAAGGTACTCCAGGATCGCTGCGGTCAGTACTACGTCTGGGACGAAGGCTTCTCCTCCCTGAATGAGCTGGTGGAGTTCTACCATAGCAACAGCATTGCTAAGGAGAGGACGGTCTTTCTGAGAGACCCAGAGCACTTCGCCAGA CGGCCCCATCATGCCCATGCTCTCTTTGACTTCACCCCCCACCACCCGTCCCAGCTGCGTTTCCTGCGTGGGGATGTCATCGAACTCATTGACTGCTCGGATTCCCTACGCTGGAGGGGCCGTTGCCATGGAAATGTGGGCTACTTCTCCCCGGAGTACGTGCAGCCCTTTCACCACGGCCAGTGA
- the grapa gene encoding GRB2 related adaptor protein a isoform X1 produces the protein MEAVALYTFRATEGDELSFNKGDMLKITNMEDDPNWYTAELHNRKGFVPKNYINLRPHAWFAGRISRGVAESRLRHRECGAFLVRESESAPGEFSISVSYGDHVQHFKVLQDRCGQYYVWDEGFSSLNELVEFYHSNSIAKERTVFLRDPEHFARRPHHAHALFDFTPHHPSQLRFLRGDVIELIDCSDSLRWRGRCHGNVGYFSPEYVQPFHHGQ, from the exons ATGGAAGCTGTGGCACTGTATACGTTTCGTGCCACGGAGGGCGATGAACTCAGTTTCAACAAAGGAGACATGCTGAAG ATTACCAACATGGAAGACGATCCTAACTGGTACACCGCTGAACTCCACAACAGGAAAGGTTTCGTACCAAAAAACTACATCAACCTGCGGCCACATGC CTGGTTCGCCGGTCGCATATCTCGTGGTGTGGCAGAAAGTCGTCTCAGACACCGAGAGTGTGGAGCCTTTCTGGTCAGAGAGAGTGAGAGTGCTCCTGGGGAGTTTTCCATATCCGTCAG TTACGGCGACCATGTTCAGCATTTCAAGGTACTCCAGGATCGCTGCGGTCAGTACTACGTCTGGGACGAAGGCTTCTCCTCCCTGAATGAGCTGGTGGAGTTCTACCATAGCAACAGCATTGCTAAGGAGAGGACGGTCTTTCTGAGAGACCCAGAGCACTTCGCCAGA CGGCCCCATCATGCCCATGCTCTCTTTGACTTCACCCCCCACCACCCGTCCCAGCTGCGTTTCCTGCGTGGGGATGTCATCGAACTCATTGACTGCTCGGATTCCCTACGCTGGAGGGGCCGTTGCCATGGAAATGTGGGCTACTTCTCCCCGGAGTACGTGCAGCCCTTTCACCACGGCCAGTGA